One window of the Crassaminicella thermophila genome contains the following:
- a CDS encoding Rossmann-fold NAD(P)-binding domain-containing protein, with translation MKKITSIGLPKIYGIKGEIRAFLPSFVEKLKKYNIDLFLEEGYGVEMGFTKEDYLKHNDTIKFVSSEEVYKKDLVIILKAPGYDKLEIMKKGSSLISMLHYDSRPKLVEKLKEKGINAYSMDSIVDDENNRMVVTYELTALGGVKVAFYEMKKRRKDFFSKDRGPIKVTIIGMGQLGMRAGRICMNHGDKEILNQIREKELAGVIVQYIGRDITKYKNLLEDIFKDTDLLVDATKRIDFSKYIVPNEYLKFLKEDAIILDLTADPYDTSVDPMQVKAIEGLPHGDLEKYVFEVDAQEYNDIPSEVCTKNRRVTISCSGWPGTLPKESMMVYEKKLLPFIDVLLRNDKEISIKSNNKYGRALYRGSLDYFLKENNI, from the coding sequence ATGAAGAAGATTACATCTATAGGACTTCCTAAGATTTATGGGATAAAAGGAGAAATTAGGGCATTTCTTCCAAGCTTTGTTGAAAAACTTAAAAAATATAATATAGATTTATTTTTAGAAGAAGGATATGGCGTTGAGATGGGGTTTACAAAGGAGGACTATTTAAAGCATAATGACACAATAAAATTTGTATCAAGTGAAGAAGTTTATAAAAAGGATTTAGTTATTATATTAAAGGCGCCAGGTTATGACAAGCTAGAAATTATGAAAAAAGGAAGTAGTCTGATTTCTATGCTTCATTATGATTCAAGACCAAAGTTAGTTGAAAAATTAAAAGAAAAAGGTATAAATGCTTACTCTATGGACTCTATTGTAGATGATGAGAATAATCGTATGGTAGTTACTTACGAACTTACAGCATTAGGTGGTGTAAAGGTTGCTTTTTATGAGATGAAAAAGAGAAGAAAAGATTTCTTTTCAAAGGATAGAGGACCTATAAAAGTAACCATTATAGGAATGGGACAATTAGGGATGAGAGCTGGAAGAATTTGCATGAACCATGGAGACAAAGAAATATTAAATCAAATTAGAGAAAAAGAGTTAGCAGGTGTGATAGTTCAATATATAGGACGAGATATAACAAAATATAAAAATCTTTTAGAAGATATTTTTAAGGATACAGATTTATTAGTAGATGCAACAAAAAGAATAGATTTTTCAAAATATATTGTTCCAAATGAATACTTAAAGTTTTTAAAAGAGGATGCAATAATATTAGATTTAACAGCAGACCCTTATGATACATCAGTTGATCCTATGCAGGTAAAAGCCATTGAAGGATTGCCTCATGGGGACTTAGAGAAATATGTATTTGAAGTAGATGCACAAGAATATAATGATATTCCTTCAGAAGTTTGCACAAAGAATAGGAGAGTTACTATAAGCTGTAGTGGTTGGCCAGGGACACTCCCTAAAGAGTCTATGATGGTTTATGAAAAAAAATTACTTCCTTTTATAGATGTACTTTTAAGGAATGATAAAGAGATAAGTATTAAAAGCAATAATAAGTATGGACGTGCTTTATATAGAGGAAGTTTAGATTATTTTTTAAAAGAAAACAATATATAG
- the argJ gene encoding bifunctional glutamate N-acetyltransferase/amino-acid acetyltransferase ArgJ, translated as MKILENKTISDVPGFKAIGIHSGLKKSGKKDLCVIYSEYPAVAAATFTKNKVKAAPILLNIEHIKSENTQAIVVNSGNANACTGLEGFKNAITMAEVTAKELSLSTHEVMVGSTGIIGVPLPIDKITEGIQTACSMLNKSDGNAASEAIMTTDTFPKKITVEITIEDKPVYISGIAKGSGMIHPNMGTMLSFIVTNINITKSLLSLALKDSVENTYNMVSVDGDTSTNDMVITIANGKAKNSLIDTKNSYYVKFKEALDFVNQELAKMIAKDGEGATKLIETCVLHAKTIEDAKLCAKSVISSSLVKSALFGNDANWGRILCAIGYSNGNFEPEKVDIFFKSKIDNIQVAKNGKGISFDEALAKSILEQEYVNIIIDLKDGEYEATAWGCDLSYDYVKINGSYRT; from the coding sequence TTGAAAATATTAGAAAATAAGACTATTTCAGATGTTCCAGGATTTAAGGCTATCGGTATTCATAGTGGTCTTAAAAAAAGTGGAAAGAAAGATTTATGCGTAATTTATAGTGAATATCCTGCTGTAGCAGCTGCTACATTTACAAAAAATAAAGTAAAAGCAGCTCCTATATTACTTAATATAGAACATATAAAATCAGAAAACACACAAGCTATTGTTGTAAATAGTGGGAATGCTAATGCTTGTACAGGATTAGAAGGCTTTAAAAATGCAATAACTATGGCAGAGGTGACAGCAAAAGAACTAAGCTTATCTACTCATGAAGTAATGGTAGGCTCTACTGGTATTATAGGTGTTCCTTTACCAATTGATAAAATTACAGAAGGTATTCAAACAGCTTGCAGTATGTTAAATAAAAGCGATGGCAATGCAGCAAGCGAAGCAATTATGACAACTGATACTTTTCCAAAGAAAATAACTGTTGAAATTACTATAGAAGACAAACCTGTATATATTAGCGGAATTGCCAAAGGATCTGGTATGATTCATCCAAATATGGGGACAATGCTTAGTTTTATTGTTACAAATATTAACATTACAAAATCATTATTATCATTAGCTTTAAAGGATAGTGTAGAAAACACATATAACATGGTTTCCGTAGATGGAGATACCAGTACTAATGATATGGTTATTACAATTGCTAATGGAAAAGCCAAAAATTCACTGATTGATACTAAGAATAGCTATTATGTAAAATTTAAAGAAGCTCTTGATTTTGTAAACCAAGAACTTGCAAAAATGATTGCAAAAGACGGAGAAGGTGCAACAAAGCTAATAGAAACATGCGTTTTACATGCAAAAACAATAGAAGATGCAAAGCTATGTGCAAAATCAGTCATTAGTTCAAGCCTTGTAAAATCAGCTTTGTTTGGTAATGATGCAAATTGGGGAAGAATACTATGTGCCATTGGCTATTCTAACGGAAACTTTGAACCTGAAAAAGTAGATATATTTTTTAAAAGTAAAATTGATAATATACAAGTTGCAAAGAATGGTAAAGGTATTTCTTTTGATGAAGCTTTAGCAAAATCCATATTAGAACAAGAGTATGTAAATATTATTATTGACTTAAAAGATGGAGAATATGAAGCTACTGCCTGGGGTTGCGATTTAAGCTATGATTATGTAAAAATTAATGGTTCTTATAGAACATAA
- the argC gene encoding N-acetyl-gamma-glutamyl-phosphate reductase yields MIKVGIIGSTGYAGQQLVWLLHRHRETKIVFLSSYNYAGLPFSNVYPEYYQFIQDLCIDIHTVEKKLSSIDLLFIALPHGKSFAITKKALDLGVKVIDLGADFRLKNTTTYKKWYGLNHELPEFLSTSVYGLPEINKKDIKKANLIANPGCYPTASILALAPLLKHKIIDPNSIIIDAKSGVSGAGRKANVATLFAECNESIKAYGVGCHRHTPEIEQEVSNIYGQDILLSFTPHLIPMNRGILATCYGSLVEKISQEDLYKIYEDFYKDGYFIRIRKEIPQTKWVKGTNLCDIGICIDERTDRVIIVSAIDNLIKGAAGQAIQNMNIMFDIEETEGLKFISMTP; encoded by the coding sequence ATGATCAAAGTGGGTATAATAGGATCAACAGGTTATGCCGGACAGCAGTTGGTTTGGCTACTTCATAGGCATAGAGAAACAAAAATCGTATTTTTATCTTCTTATAATTATGCAGGTTTGCCTTTTTCTAATGTTTATCCTGAATATTATCAGTTTATACAAGATTTATGTATAGATATCCATACCGTAGAAAAAAAATTATCCAGTATTGATTTGCTGTTTATTGCATTGCCTCACGGTAAATCTTTTGCTATAACAAAAAAAGCCCTAGATTTAGGTGTAAAGGTTATTGATCTAGGTGCTGATTTTCGATTAAAAAACACAACTACTTATAAGAAATGGTATGGGCTTAACCATGAACTCCCTGAATTTTTATCAACTTCTGTATATGGTCTTCCTGAAATAAATAAAAAAGATATAAAAAAAGCTAATTTGATTGCCAATCCAGGCTGTTATCCTACAGCAAGCATATTAGCATTAGCTCCTTTATTAAAGCATAAAATAATTGATCCAAATTCTATTATAATCGATGCAAAATCTGGAGTATCAGGTGCAGGAAGAAAAGCAAATGTTGCAACACTTTTTGCTGAATGCAACGAATCTATTAAAGCATATGGTGTAGGTTGCCATCGTCATACGCCAGAGATTGAACAAGAAGTATCAAATATTTATGGACAAGATATTCTTTTATCATTTACACCCCATTTAATCCCTATGAATAGAGGTATACTTGCAACATGCTACGGTAGTCTAGTAGAAAAAATATCTCAAGAGGATTTATATAAAATTTATGAAGATTTCTATAAAGATGGATATTTTATAAGAATTAGAAAAGAAATTCCCCAAACAAAATGGGTAAAAGGTACAAATCTTTGTGATATTGGTATATGTATAGATGAGAGAACGGATAGAGTAATTATAGTATCAGCTATTGATAATCTAATAAAAGGTGCAGCAGGGCAAGCTATACAAAATATGAACATAATGTTTGATATAGAAGAAACAGAAGGTTTAAAATTCATTTCAATGACACCATAA
- the argB gene encoding acetylglutamate kinase encodes MDHQKISILIEALPYIKKFRGKTFVIKYGGSIMKNIDAKKAFIEDVVLLKLVGINIVIVHGGGPHISNWLNKLDIQTEFIKGLRVTDEKIMEIVEMVLSGNVNKSITADLCKHGIHAVGISGRDNNLIEATKKYLYEENEKIDIGYVGEVVSVNGKILMDLLERSYLPVISPIGCDKEGNVYNINADYVASSVSAVLKAEKLILLTDVAGLYKDIDDSSSFISSTNAEEIREYMQKGIIKGGMIPKMECCIEAIENGTKNVHLIDGREAHSLLLEIFTNDGMGTMIKGGKYNG; translated from the coding sequence GTGGATCATCAGAAAATATCGATATTAATAGAGGCTTTGCCTTATATTAAAAAATTTAGAGGAAAAACTTTTGTAATTAAATATGGCGGAAGTATTATGAAAAATATTGATGCCAAAAAAGCTTTTATAGAAGATGTAGTGCTTTTAAAGCTTGTAGGGATTAACATTGTTATTGTTCATGGAGGAGGTCCGCATATTTCAAACTGGTTGAATAAATTGGATATTCAGACAGAATTTATAAAAGGGCTAAGGGTTACAGATGAAAAAATAATGGAAATAGTAGAAATGGTTCTTTCAGGAAATGTGAATAAATCAATTACTGCAGATTTATGCAAACATGGTATTCATGCAGTTGGGATCAGTGGAAGAGATAATAATCTTATTGAAGCAACGAAAAAATATTTATATGAAGAAAATGAAAAAATAGATATAGGTTATGTAGGAGAAGTTGTATCCGTAAATGGAAAAATTTTAATGGATTTGTTAGAACGATCTTATTTACCTGTAATATCACCAATTGGATGTGATAAGGAGGGGAATGTTTATAATATAAATGCAGATTATGTAGCATCTTCAGTGAGTGCTGTTTTAAAAGCAGAAAAATTAATATTATTAACAGATGTAGCAGGACTTTATAAAGATATTGATGATTCTTCAAGCTTTATTTCAAGTACAAATGCAGAAGAAATAAGAGAGTATATGCAAAAAGGGATTATCAAAGGTGGAATGATTCCTAAAATGGAATGTTGTATAGAAGCTATAGAAAATGGAACAAAAAATGTGCATCTTATTGATGGAAGAGAAGCTCATAGTTTATTATTAGAGATTTTTACAAATGACGGAATGGGAACTATGATAAAAGGAGGAAAGTATAATGGGTAA
- a CDS encoding aspartate aminotransferase family protein, translating into MGKNNIMNTYARFDVIFEKGFGSKVWDIEGKEYIDFVSGVAVNCLGHSHKAITKALSEQSENLIHISNLYWNTNQFKLAKKLVDLSDHDQVFFCNSGTEAVETGLKLARKYGKMKNNNKNTILYMKNSFHGRTLGALAVTGQEKYQKDFLPLMEGFDSVNFNDIEDLEKKINENTCAVIIEPIQGEGGIIKAEKAFLQKARELCNKFDALLIFDEVQCGIGRVGTLFAYQSFGVIPDVICMAKGLGGGFPIGAVIAKKKAAIAFVPGDHGCTFGGSPLACAVSLAVLEELVDKGIINKVNEKSKYFVDKLEELKCKYDVIESIQGIGLMLGIKVKKEPKNIVNKCFEKGLLLVGAGKDVVRILPPLNVLEEEIDKAVTILEEVLDNN; encoded by the coding sequence ATGGGTAAAAACAATATTATGAATACCTATGCAAGATTTGATGTGATATTTGAAAAGGGTTTCGGAAGCAAAGTATGGGATATAGAGGGAAAAGAATATATTGATTTTGTTTCTGGTGTTGCTGTTAATTGTTTAGGGCATAGTCATAAAGCTATTACAAAAGCTTTAAGTGAGCAAAGTGAAAATTTAATCCATATTTCAAATTTATATTGGAATACAAATCAATTTAAATTAGCTAAAAAATTAGTAGATCTTAGTGATCATGATCAGGTATTTTTTTGTAATAGTGGAACAGAAGCAGTAGAAACGGGATTAAAATTAGCAAGAAAGTATGGAAAAATGAAGAATAATAATAAAAATACAATCCTTTATATGAAAAATTCATTTCATGGAAGAACTCTTGGGGCTTTAGCAGTGACAGGGCAAGAAAAATATCAAAAAGATTTCTTGCCTTTGATGGAGGGGTTTGATAGTGTAAATTTTAATGATATAGAGGACTTAGAAAAAAAGATAAATGAAAATACTTGTGCTGTTATTATTGAGCCGATTCAAGGAGAGGGAGGAATAATAAAAGCAGAAAAAGCGTTTTTACAAAAAGCAAGAGAGCTTTGTAATAAATTTGATGCCCTGTTAATATTTGATGAAGTACAGTGTGGAATAGGAAGAGTTGGTACTTTATTTGCTTATCAAAGCTTTGGTGTGATTCCTGATGTGATTTGCATGGCAAAAGGATTAGGAGGAGGATTTCCAATAGGGGCAGTAATTGCAAAAAAGAAAGCTGCAATTGCTTTTGTACCAGGAGATCATGGATGTACCTTTGGAGGAAGTCCCTTAGCTTGTGCTGTATCACTGGCAGTATTAGAAGAGTTAGTAGATAAAGGAATTATCAATAAAGTGAATGAAAAGAGTAAATATTTTGTGGATAAGCTAGAAGAATTAAAATGCAAATATGATGTTATTGAAAGTATTCAAGGAATTGGACTGATGTTAGGGATTAAGGTGAAAAAAGAACCTAAAAATATTGTAAATAAATGTTTTGAAAAAGGATTATTACTTGTAGGTGCAGGAAAAGATGTGGTGAGAATTCTGCCTCCTCTTAATGTTTTGGAGGAAGAAATTGATAAAGCAGTAACCATATTAGAGGAAGTTTTAGATAACAATTAA
- the carA gene encoding glutamine-hydrolyzing carbamoyl-phosphate synthase small subunit, producing the protein MNGILYLEDGTVYKGKGFGKVGTSVGELVFNTSITGYQEILTDPSYAGQIITMTYPLIGNYGVNNEESESSKVYAKGFVTKSISKTPSNYMSEKSLEDMLKDMGVVGVCDVDTRSITKRIRNQGALKCIISNENLSIKELEDILKKSSLKEDWMKSAGTDKVFHIPGTGPKIAVMDFGIKRNIINNLKYRGCDITVFPYYTTYDEIMNLNPDGVLLSNGPGNPEAAIEGIETVKKIIQKVPTFGICMGHQVLALAVGGSTYKMKYGHRGGNHGVYDIHKDRAYITSQNHGYAVDRKSVEDKGMEITHINLNDDTVEGMQHKELPVFSVQFHPEGAPGPTDSTYLFDKFIDQLKEDKKCL; encoded by the coding sequence ATGAATGGAATATTATATCTAGAAGACGGAACGGTATATAAAGGAAAAGGGTTTGGGAAAGTAGGTACCTCTGTAGGAGAATTAGTGTTTAATACTTCTATTACAGGATATCAAGAAATTTTAACAGATCCATCTTATGCAGGGCAAATTATCACCATGACATATCCTTTGATAGGAAATTATGGGGTAAATAATGAGGAAAGTGAATCTTCTAAAGTATATGCCAAAGGATTTGTTACAAAATCTATCAGTAAAACCCCTTCTAATTATATGAGCGAAAAGTCACTAGAAGATATGCTTAAAGATATGGGAGTAGTAGGGGTTTGTGATGTAGATACAAGAAGCATTACAAAGAGAATTAGAAATCAAGGAGCTTTAAAATGCATTATATCTAATGAAAATCTTTCTATAAAAGAATTAGAGGATATTTTAAAAAAATCTTCATTAAAAGAAGATTGGATGAAAAGTGCTGGAACGGATAAAGTTTTTCATATACCTGGAACAGGGCCTAAAATTGCTGTAATGGATTTTGGAATAAAGAGAAATATTATAAACAATCTAAAGTATAGAGGATGTGATATTACTGTATTCCCTTACTATACAACCTATGATGAGATCATGAATTTAAACCCTGATGGGGTACTTCTTAGCAATGGACCTGGAAACCCTGAAGCAGCTATAGAAGGAATAGAAACAGTAAAGAAAATAATACAAAAGGTACCTACCTTTGGGATTTGTATGGGACATCAAGTATTAGCTTTAGCAGTAGGGGGAAGTACCTACAAGATGAAGTACGGGCACAGAGGAGGAAATCATGGGGTTTATGATATTCACAAAGACAGAGCCTATATTACTTCTCAAAACCATGGATATGCAGTGGACCGAAAGAGCGTAGAAGATAAAGGAATGGAAATTACACATATTAATCTAAATGATGATACAGTAGAGGGGATGCAACATAAGGAACTTCCAGTTTTTTCTGTACAATTCCATCCGGAAGGAGCACCAGGGCCAACGGATTCTACTTATCTATTTGATAAGTTTATAGACCAATTAAAGGAGGATAAAAAATGCCTATAG